The sequence TACTTTGAATTGCACATCGGAGGTATTGACATGGGGGCGTTCCACTTTGATCCCCATAGAGCTCGCCTCTTCCACATAGTAAGCCACCGATTCAATGTGGCGGCATTCGCTGCTAAGCATCGCCGCCATGAACTCGTGCTTGTAGTGGGTTTTTAAATAGGCGGTTTGGAAGGTAAGCATGGCATAGGCGGCGGAGTGGGACTTGTTGAACCCATAGCCGGCAAATTTCACAATCAAATCAAACAACTCGCCCGCCTTTTGGCTGTCAAAATTATTTTTGATCGCCCCTTGCACGAATTTGGCTTTATTGTCCGCCATGATTTGTGCATCCTTCTTACCCATCGCCCGGCGGATCAAATCCGCCTCCCCCAAAGAAAAGCCCGCAATGGTTTGCACGATTTGCATGACTTGCTCTTGATACACGATCGTGCCGTAAGTGGGGCGTAAAATGGGCTCTAGTGCGTCAAACATGTAGGTGATCGGGGCACTGCCATGTTTGCGGTTGACAAAGTCATCGACCATGCCAGACTCCATAGGACCGGGGCGACCCAGCGCAATGATCGCAATGATGTCTTCAAAACTAGAAGGGCGTAGCCGTTTGTTTAAGGTTTGGAACATGCCCGACTCGATTTGGAAGATCCCCACCGTGTTGCCCTCTTGGATCGTGGCATAGACTTTCGGATCGTCCATATCCACACTCAAAAAGTCGATCTTTTTGTGGCTGTATTTTTCAATGACCTTTAGGGCATCGTGGATCACCGTGAGCGTCTTTAGCCCCAAAAAGTCAAACTTGATTAAGTCGATCGCCTCTAGGTATTTCATGGAATATTGCGTTACAATGCCACCTGTGCGCTCACTCGTGTAAAGGGGGGATTTATACCAAAGCTCCCTTTCGCTATCCACCACCAACGCGGCGGCGTGCTTGCCTGCCGAGCGATTCAAATTTTCCAAACGCAAGGAAAAATCCCAAACCTGCTTGGCAAGGGGGTTCCTCTCGATCAAGGCTTGGATTTTAGGCTCTAGCTCGAAGGCTTCTTGCAAGCTAATACCTAAGCGATTAGGGATCAGCTTTGCCATTTCATCGGCTTGTTTGTAGGGCATGTCTAGCACCCTTGCGACATCGCGGATCACCCCCTTAGCCAGCATTTTATTAAAGGTGATCACTTGGGCGACATTGTATTTGCCGTATTTGGCGATCATGTAATCCAACATTTCGCCCCGCCGCCTTTGGCAAAAGTCGGTATCAATATCGGGCATGCTCACCCGCTCGGGGTTTAAGAACCGCTCAAAGAGTAAATCGTATTTGAGTGGATCAATGTCCGTGATTTGCAAACAAAAGGCGACCAAACTGCCCGCCGCACTCCCACGCCCCGGACCCACAGGGATATTGCTCTCTCTGGCGTGGCGGATAAAATCCCACACAATCAGCATGTAGCCTGCAAACTTCATGTCGCTGATGGTTTTGATCTCGTATTCTAGCCGTTCTGTGTATTTGGCGTGCAAGCTAGGTTCTACGATCTCTAGGCGTTTTTTAAGCCCCTCTCTTGCCTTGTGGGCGAAGTAGGCTTTATCGTCCTCAAAGTCTAATCCTTCGTTTTGGGCGTATTCTTTGGTGAATTTAAAGCGGGGGGGGGTGGGGGGGTTGGTGTCGTTCTTAAGATCGATCTCTAAATGGCATTTGTCGGCGATCTCTTGCGTGTGTGCGAGGGCTTCGGGGATGTCGGCAAAGAGCCTAGCCATTTCTTCGGGGGTTTTAATGTAAAACTCATGCACGGAGTGTTTGAGTCGTTCGGTGTCATTTAGGGTCTTGCCCATCGCCACACACATAGCAACTTCTTGCGCACTGGCGTCCTCTTTGTTGGTGTAGTGGGTGTCGTTGGTGGCGATAAGCTTAATGCCCGTTTCTTTGGAGAGCCTAATCACCTGTTCGTCAATGGCGAGTTGGTCGGCAATGCCATGGCGCATGATCTCCATATAAAAATCGTCCCCGAAAATGTCTTGGTATTCTAGGGCAATGCGTTTAGCCTCCTCATAGCCCTTTGCACCGAATTTTTTGTTACGGGGGTTTTGGTTGTTTAAATGCCAGTTGATCTCGCCTTGTAAGCATGCACTCGAGCAAATCAGCCCCCTAGCTCTTTCTCTTAAGATTTTCTTATTGATACGGGGGTAGTAGTAAAACCCCTCTAAAAAAGCTTGAGAGCTCAAATACATGAGATTTTGGTAGCCCTCTAAATCTTTGGCGTATAGGCACAAGTGGAAGCGCTGGCGGGATTGTTTGTCGTTTAACTTTTCGGCGTTGTGTAGGTAGGTTTCAATGCCAATGATGGGCTTGATCCCCTCTTTTTTCATGCAAGTGTAAAAGTCGATCGCACCAAACATGTTGCCATGATCGGTCATGCTCACACTGGTCATGCCCAGCTCTTTGATCTTTTTGACTAAAACCTTGATTTTATTTGCGCCATCGAGCAGAGAATATTCGGTGTGCAGGTGTAGGTGGGTGTAGTTTTGCATGGGCTATCCTTTACCCACACTATTACATAGTAGGACTTAAAAATCAAAAGGGTTAGTTTGGGAACTCTAGGCATGTAAGGGTAAATGTTTAATGAGCTCAAAGCGAGCATTGCCGTTTAACAAGGTGCTTACTCCGGCTTGATCGCAGCTTTGGCGGTAATAGTGACCATAGCAATATCTTGTAAGAGCGTAATTTTAAATTTGGTTTAGAGGCTAAAGGATTGTGGATAAAAAACACACTTGTTCCCCGTTTGTCGCACCCCAC is a genomic window of Helicobacter sp. NHP19-012 containing:
- the dnaE gene encoding DNA polymerase III subunit alpha, translating into MQNYTHLHLHTEYSLLDGANKIKVLVKKIKELGMTSVSMTDHGNMFGAIDFYTCMKKEGIKPIIGIETYLHNAEKLNDKQSRQRFHLCLYAKDLEGYQNLMYLSSQAFLEGFYYYPRINKKILRERARGLICSSACLQGEINWHLNNQNPRNKKFGAKGYEEAKRIALEYQDIFGDDFYMEIMRHGIADQLAIDEQVIRLSKETGIKLIATNDTHYTNKEDASAQEVAMCVAMGKTLNDTERLKHSVHEFYIKTPEEMARLFADIPEALAHTQEIADKCHLEIDLKNDTNPPTPPRFKFTKEYAQNEGLDFEDDKAYFAHKAREGLKKRLEIVEPSLHAKYTERLEYEIKTISDMKFAGYMLIVWDFIRHARESNIPVGPGRGSAAGSLVAFCLQITDIDPLKYDLLFERFLNPERVSMPDIDTDFCQRRRGEMLDYMIAKYGKYNVAQVITFNKMLAKGVIRDVARVLDMPYKQADEMAKLIPNRLGISLQEAFELEPKIQALIERNPLAKQVWDFSLRLENLNRSAGKHAAALVVDSERELWYKSPLYTSERTGGIVTQYSMKYLEAIDLIKFDFLGLKTLTVIHDALKVIEKYSHKKIDFLSVDMDDPKVYATIQEGNTVGIFQIESGMFQTLNKRLRPSSFEDIIAIIALGRPGPMESGMVDDFVNRKHGSAPITYMFDALEPILRPTYGTIVYQEQVMQIVQTIAGFSLGEADLIRRAMGKKDAQIMADNKAKFVQGAIKNNFDSQKAGELFDLIVKFAGYGFNKSHSAAYAMLTFQTAYLKTHYKHEFMAAMLSSECRHIESVAYYVEEASSMGIKVERPHVNTSDVQFKVEDQKGEKVIVFGLEAIKGAGEGPLGTLVEIREKHGNFTSLEDLISKIDFSKFSKRILEPLVKSGSLDGLGYNRRTMLENLDAICDEGRRKDKSNAQMSVGLFANMSSEQLEKAHLDLVELPEYDASTLLNYEYECMGLYFSGHPLDAFKDEIKGLKNVAKSVDIARMEIGASAVFIGKVLDVKRKIGKNSGKPYGEAAIVDFSGRFELMLFEKQLNALDQLDTELPLAFKCKIEEQEEVARLRLLEIDTFENIKKAKIPRVRYKVQKEDTEDTQPVDIVKDFSDNPSSCVIGHQDEQHIPLSIVLDTSVSLDLFSKLKEAAASHKGNRALSVVFYEQNKRLRFNTAFKVNTTIKENFKTYQWLDN